A stretch of DNA from Pseudomonadota bacterium:
CCCTCTCCTTCGCCGTCATATTGCTCACGCTCAGAAGCTCGAACAACGGAACGGTCGATGTGCGCGCCGCTTGAATTTCTTACGGCGCACGGGATTTTGCCCTTGTCGAGCCCTTGCATAGTTGATAGTCATCGAGGTTCAAAGGACAAGGAGGAGCGCATGACCAGAATATTCAAGGCCAGCGAACTGATCGTGAAGTGCAACGACAAGCCGGGTCTTCTGGCGCGGGTGACCGCCCCGATCGCGGAGGCGCGCGTGAACGTCAACGCGCTCTGCGCGTACAGGATGGGGGCAGACGCCCAGTTCCACATCCTCACCGGTGACAACGGCACGGCGAAGAAGTTCCTGGAGAAGGCGGGTTTCAGGACCGAGGACCACGATGTGATAGTCCTCGAGACGCAGAACGAGGCGGGCACGCTCTTCCGCGCCGCGCAGCAGCTTGCGCAGGCTGGGGTCGATCTCGACTACTGCTACGCCACCGCCGGCAACGCGCCGGGCTCCACATGGATAGTGTTCTCGACCGACGCGATCGAGAGGGCGATGAACGTGATTCCATGAGGCAATTCAAGAGTTTCTGAGAGCGTCTTGGCCCCTGCGCCCCTGCGGATGCAGGGGCCTTTTTGCGCCCCGCTCCCCTTGCATTCCCGGGCGCCGATGCTATATTCTCCTGAAATTTTTAGGTTTTTCAGGGGGTCGATTGGTCCTGCAAAAGAGATCGCTGAGTCTGGCTCTCATCGTCGCGCTGCTTTGCCTGGCCGCGTGCTCGGCCAAGGAGGGGGCTTCCGTTAAAACGCCGGGCGCCCGTGGCAAGGCGGTGAAGCTCGAGGGCAAGGAGAAGGAGGATCCCTACCTCCAGTTCATAAAGGCGAGTCTCTTTTCCCTGAACGAGGAGAGCAAGAGGTCGAACGCGGAGCTCAAAAAGCTCATCGAGGAGGAGCCTGAGATAGGCTATCACCGCTTCCTCCTCGCCCAGAACTACGCCATTGAAGGGCTCCTCCCCCAGGCCATCTCCTCCTGCATCGAGGCGCTGGAGCTCGATCCACGCCTCACCGAGGCCCGCCTCTTCCTCGGCAAGCTCTACTTGGCCAGGGATATGTATCCCGAGGCGATAAGGGAGCTCAACGCCGTGATCCGCGTCGAGCCGAAAAACGAGGAGGCATACCTGCAGCTGTGCAGGGCCTACCTCGCCGAGAAGGAGTTCTCGAGGGCCATCGGGGCGATGAGGGGCCTCATCAGGGTGAATCCCGACTCCTCGATTGCCTACTATTACATGGGCTCGATATATTACCAGCACCTCAAGCAGCCGGAGCGCGCGCTCGCCGCATTCCGCTCGGCGCTCGAGATAGACCCCAACAACATCACCGTGCACCACGCGGTTGCCGAGATATATCTGGCAGAAAAGCAGCTGCCGAAGGCCCTGAACAAGTACGAGGAGGTCGCCCGCATAGAGCCGGAGGACGTCTCCACGCAGCTTCGCATCGCTCTCATATACTACGAGATGAAGCGGCACAGGGAGGCGATAGAGGTGTTCGAGCGGATACTCGCCCGGAACCCCGATGCCGACAAGATAGTGTTCTACCTGGGCACGCTTCACGAGAGCGTGAAGCAGGACGAGAGCGCCCTGGACAGGTTCGCGCAGGTGCCGCCCAATTCCACATACTACAGGGACGCGCGGGTGCACATGGCCCAGATCCTCCGCGATCAGGAGCGCGGCGACGAGGCCGTCATGGCCATTCGCGAGGCGGCGGCCGCGAAGCCCAAGGTGCCGGAGTTCCACGAGCTCCTCGCTGCGCTGCTCGAGGAACAGGGCGATCTGGCCGGCGCCGCAGCGGCTCTGGAGCACGGCAGGAAGGAGATACCTAAGAACGAGCGGCTCACCTTCATGCAGGGGATTGTCTACGAGAGGCTTGAGCAGCGCGAGCCGGCGCTGGCCGCCATGCGGGAGGTGCTGAGGATAAACCCGCAGAACGCCAGCGCCCTCAACTACATAGGTTATTCGTACGCGGAGAGGGGCGAGAATCTGGAGGAGGCGCTCGAGTATGTGCAGAGGGCGCTGCTCATACGGCCGGACGACGGCTACATCGCGGACAGCCTCGGCTGGGTCTATTTCAAGATGGGCGACAGCGAGAGCGCCATGAAATACTTGACCATGGCGAACCGGCTGGTCCCCGGCGAACCCACGGTCCTCTATCACATCGGCGAGGTGCTGCTGGGCATGGGCAAAAGGGCGGAGGCCTTAGGCTTCTTCAGGCGATCGCTGGAACTCGGGGAGAAGAAGAAGAGCCGCGACGAGAAGGAGATCGAGAAGGTGCGGCAGAGGATCGAAGATCTCGAGGGGGATTTGCAGAGGCCGTGACACGCAAACCGAAAGGTCCGATGAGACGACTGGCAGCTTCTGCAGCATTGCTTGTTCTTGTGCTCACCGCGTGCGCGAGGGAGGCGCCGAGGACCGCGCTGCACGAAGAGGGGAGGCGAAGCAGGGCCTCGACCGCGCTGGAGCGGAGGCTGAAGAATTTCGAGGCCGCCACCGGCAGCCTCAAGGCGCTGGCCTGGCTCAGGATCGATTCGCCGGAGCGCACAATAAACAGCGACGCCGCGGTG
This window harbors:
- a CDS encoding ACT domain-containing protein; protein product: MTRIFKASELIVKCNDKPGLLARVTAPIAEARVNVNALCAYRMGADAQFHILTGDNGTAKKFLEKAGFRTEDHDVIVLETQNEAGTLFRAAQQLAQAGVDLDYCYATAGNAPGSTWIVFSTDAIERAMNVIP
- a CDS encoding tetratricopeptide repeat protein, with the protein product MVLQKRSLSLALIVALLCLAACSAKEGASVKTPGARGKAVKLEGKEKEDPYLQFIKASLFSLNEESKRSNAELKKLIEEEPEIGYHRFLLAQNYAIEGLLPQAISSCIEALELDPRLTEARLFLGKLYLARDMYPEAIRELNAVIRVEPKNEEAYLQLCRAYLAEKEFSRAIGAMRGLIRVNPDSSIAYYYMGSIYYQHLKQPERALAAFRSALEIDPNNITVHHAVAEIYLAEKQLPKALNKYEEVARIEPEDVSTQLRIALIYYEMKRHREAIEVFERILARNPDADKIVFYLGTLHESVKQDESALDRFAQVPPNSTYYRDARVHMAQILRDQERGDEAVMAIREAAAAKPKVPEFHELLAALLEEQGDLAGAAAALEHGRKEIPKNERLTFMQGIVYERLEQREPALAAMREVLRINPQNASALNYIGYSYAERGENLEEALEYVQRALLIRPDDGYIADSLGWVYFKMGDSESAMKYLTMANRLVPGEPTVLYHIGEVLLGMGKRAEALGFFRRSLELGEKKKSRDEKEIEKVRQRIEDLEGDLQRP